ATAATGTTATTCAATCCATCCCCAGACAAGCTCCAAAATTGTAAtagattttagaaaaatactCACTATTTTTAGCCTCTGCCTGTATATGTCTCAAGACTATCGCTTTTGGGCTGTCATTaaatttttgtctctttcgcCTGAACGAATCACGATCATCTAGAAAgttttgtatattaataatcagttattttaataagaaaatttagcTTTTTCTACAAAGGCCCCATATGTTTCGAAGTCCTATAAattgttcattaaaattttttctactaACAAACAAAAACCATATCCTATAAAGTCTATAAATACTCATATTACACGATAAAGTTTACAAAATCTCAAATAATaagcaacaaaataattataacattaaGTTAtataagcaagaaaaaaattccaatAGTATACTAAACATAAcaagttataaatattaagataGTAATAATCtgacaaatttaatattttcaacagGACTATAAAACTTGACTAGACATggtttttactttctttcataACAAACAACAAGTTTCATTGGCGGCATTTACAATTTATACCATTAGCAAACAGCGTCTGAAACGTCAAACACGTAAAcgactttttcatttataaaaataacaatatgcAAATATTTAAACCGCATAAACAAATGCGGTAAATGACCACATCAAATTACTAATATGCATCTTCAAAAACGTAATTTTAAACCTAATAGTTTCTCAAAATTTCTCCTTGATTATAAAGTTATATTACAGCATGAAAATGCAAAattgtaaatgtaaaattgAAAGCAGAAATgtcttgtaaaaatatttcatgctACAAAATGCGATATTATCGCAACAGTATAATACAATCTTTAtcaaattttgaatatttttaatgcgaTTATATCATAAAGAAGAAGGTATATAACACTTTCAATGGCAGTATACttggaaacaaaataaaaaaaaagaaaaaaaaaaaaaaaacaagaacaaaaaaggaaacaaaacagacaatcaatattttctatcgaatattaagatccttttccttccgttaatatttttcctcCCTCCACAGGactataataaaaagacaTTTCATCGAATTCAGACGCTGTTGCATGTGGTGCCATAGTGGTATAAAGAGCATAGTGCTCGGCTTCAGTCAAGTCAGCCCCGTAAGGTGGTGTTTCATCACCTTCTAGCGTAAGAGATTTAACACTAGATATACTTGCAATACTATGTCTAGACATTTGTGTTGCAGAATTATCTTGAGTACTCTTTAACAAAAACGAAGCACTCTCGCTTGCATTAAACAAACGATTATTATTGCCGGTGGGTACATTGGAAGTGATATCTTTgtcctttttcatcttctttgcAAATAGTTTAGAAAAGAGACTTTGTTTCGATTGTTTGGGTAAGGTACCAGGCAGGGAtggtaaatttttatttggagCTTCAGAGGAAGATTCGATTATTGGTTGAGAGGACGTAGGTCGTGGTAAAACAGGCATCGAAGACATTTTACGTATACGTTTAGGTGGTAGGGGAGGTAATCTTTCTTCAAATTCTTGTGTCACGTCTCTTTTCGCTGTTATTGGCGAAGAAGTCACTGATACACATACATCCTGTTTTGGAGTCGATACatcttcgtattttctttcatcagGTATATCAAGTAACTCTATTGGATTTTTCATAGCCATTTGAAGACTCGTATAGGTTTGATTATCACAAACATCAACGTCCATAGATCGTTCAACTAAATTTTGATCAAGAGCAGCTTGTAACAGTTTTGTATGGGTATCTGCGTAAATTTGATCCAACTCCTCCACTTGCGATATCAAATcgtttaatgatttattaccATCCTCCATCTCGCTTTTAATCTCAgctgtattttctttttctttgaaagacGCTTGACTCTTTTGTACCCACTTTCCTACTTCCGTATAATCAAACCAATCAGATTTATGTTTAAAGTTACtcgtgtttttatttaaacattttatatcgtttgctaattctaattttgtttgagaaataatttctGATTGGTTATCGACCGTTTCTCTataatcgtttgaaaatgtattattcTCTCTACTGTTATCATTAccagtaatatatttattaacttttatatttcctttcatCATATTATTAGAATCTattgatatttcattattttcataatcaatAGTATTTTTCACAAAACTTTCAACATTCTTTACATTGTTTTGATCAATGTTAGTACTTCCGTTGCAAGAATTTgtagtatttttaatattgtacaAGTCATTCAGAGCACGCAGCactgaaattttattattcgatctttttatgtcaaaatcattattattatattcatcgaTATTACAAGGCACTTTCGGTACTACATTGGGAAACATAGTAGCCTCGGTTGTTAAAATTTTACCAAACGTACTATAATCTGCTTTTTTACGAGCAAATGCTTTCCGTAAAGACCAGAAAGCAGGCATACCTGTACCTAATGGTAACATCTCAAATGGTAACGGATCACTTGTCACACCGTCCGATGGCCTCTTCAGTTGGATGTAAACTTGTACCGGTTGTTCTATTTCTTGTGTACAGTAACTAGGCGTTCGAAACGCGATCGCTgtctaattataataaattatttagtaaTGGAAAACAATatcaattttacaataataacaaaagcaAAGTTTTGTACCTGCTTGTGTACTTGAGATGGTTGAAAATCTCCAAATCCTTCCCATGTAACGtgtccatctttttcttcaaaaaatcTAATTTGAATATCTTCTTTCGCCACTTTCTCACATAAAAGAATCATCCCCATACCGCCAGCAACAGGAGCATTGCAATGACTTAACTTGTTGATCACAAGATCGGACATTGCCTCTATAATGACATACATgtaagacaaaaaaattacGTTTGTAACGAgagttattaacaaaaaagtataaaaattacttttatcaaaaatagGATCTGATACTACAGGTGATAACGGATGagtaaattttcctttttgcgATCCTTCTAAAAAAACTTGAAAACACAGTCTTACTGCATTAAGGTCAATGCTGGTAGGCTGTTTTTTGTGTTCAAAACCAGCTACaataatgaaagtaataaCGTAAGTAATAACGATAGTATTTAAAACGATTAAGATGTAGAATACTTTGTTTCTTGAAACACTTACTTCGAAAAGGATCAACGCGAATTTCTTCTCTGATTTTAAGTGCTTCCtctatgtctttttttttgacacaCTGAATACCCAAATTAGCAAAGGTAACTGTCATGTTTTCAGATGAAATTTCGAGAGTACAGACACCTcgtttacatatttctttgcCAACAAGATTATGAGGGTGAGGTCTGTACGGCAAATCTTTCGTTACACAAGATACTACTACCACAGCTCGACCTTTGTAGCCTACTATCTGCAAGAAATAGTTTTGTTTTACCTTGGATAACGTACTATatgaatcgaataaaatataatggatTATTTCTCCTTGTTATTTACACTTACTCTTATAGTaggaaaagttttattttccGGCGAACTGTTGGCTCCAGGTATACTACCTGCAGATCTACCTTCACATTCATAGCGGAAACGCAAAGCTTTGCTCGCAGGTTGTTCTATTATTTCCACGTAGGGCTGAGCCAACCGCGCTCCTCCCATATCGACCATTTCTTGATCCACCTGCCCGTTAGATTCCACAAAACCAGGGTCGGTGGTTTGGATGACTTCAACTTCAAAGGAAAATGAATCCAAGTATATTACATAATCCACAGCTAAAACGATACAAGAATAATGTATACTCACTGACATCACTTATGTTTAAGTTTTCATCGCTTATATCATGGAATTGTTCCATAATACTTCTTAAACTTTCGTTCTAGTATTTTGAATTACAGCCATCTAACGTACaagaaacaaacgaaagaTAAACAAACTTTCGTATTACTTAAAATCATATATCATgcagttaataataaatctataaacAAAACTAAAGTCTCTCATCTAATGATAAGCAAAAGAAACTcgtcaataataaaaagaaattggttGGTTCGGTTCAGTGATCTTTCGTCCAATCTTTGATGCTTTCAatgatctttcatttttcatctatcgatcaaaattaacgataatacaaaaaatacgataatacAAACCAGAATCTTTACGGCGGTAAAGAAGTATGCAAGGAacactttctattttttcttaatcacaCAGAAACCATCATTAAAAACAACCTTGACACCTCGTGTCTTATTCTTGACATAAACCCAACAACTTTCAGctagaagaagataaaaccACAACACTAGTAAACATATCCCCCACTAGTAAACATAATCTACTtcgtatttaattaacaaatcaaATTGATCCAAGATCAATTGGTCGGATCTGAGTTGGTGGTTGAACCCGAAGTgaaacgaatcgaaacgaCCGAGGTACGTATTAacacgaagaagaaatggCGCGCACGACTGAATTTCCAGCTGTTCTTTGCGAGACAAACCATCGACAGCTGTTTTTCTTGCGAATATTGTACTACCGCTACGTACGAGGGTTAGACGCGGTATACAAGTGTCCCATAGGAGAGCGAATGAactggagagagagagagagagacagagagagggagaatgagaaagagaaagagagagagagagagagagagagagagagagagagagagagagagagaacgaagaagtaAAAGGAGGAGGTTCGGTCTCTACGCTGATCCAATCATTATTTTGGGAAGGCCTAGGACCGTACGGGCAGTGTGGCTATAATTAACCTATCGTAGGACAATATGAGGAGACTTGCCTGCAGTACGATCTTCTACATGGTAAACGGCACTTTCGACAgaccctctttctttctctctcgcgcgtacgcgagagagagagggagagagagaacgaacgaacgagcacaATTTTGCTCGTaaaattttgttctctttttcgattaacgttgtatctttttctttctctctctctttttttttctttctctttctctctctctctctctcgagaaaGGATCTTTCGAAGAATAGAGAAGAATCCTTTCTTACGTTCTGACGCACTTAACACTAGAAAAACGTGCGATACGAGTTAACACAGTATCGTAATTGAGGTCGTGATTTGTCTCCcacctcttttctttttcaattccaATTGGTCCTTATCCGCGTGTCTTTATCGTATACATGTAgtattaattgtttttcttttcttttcttttctttttttttttattatgaatcaAAATGGTCGTCGACTATACGAACGAAGTAAAGAATCCTTTATAGAAACAGGATTTAATGGTACGCGTTTGTAGACATTGTACGGTTTGCGGTACGACTGCTTATGCTGCTTTTCAACTACGATGACGAGGAGGAAGAACTCATTGTGCCGTAGAAGAGAGGGGATCGCTCGAGTTAGATGAGGCGGAGAAAGAGGCGGAGGGTTGCGAGAAGAGGAGGACGCGTCATCGTCGCGCCTTTCCGCGCCGATTCTCTTCGAGCGTGATCGGAAATATTCGGCGAATCTTCACGAACATGTACGATCAATCGTCGATTTTACCCGATCGCGTTTGCTATTTagtttcttcgatctttcctcgttttcttccgataatcgaaattaacgatatcgatcgagaaCCACTCGTTCTGGGCTTGTATAACCTTTCGAATTCTCAGAAAAGAGTCGCGTTAAAGACTTTCTACGAATTGTATTAATCTGCATATGTTACGATTCGTACGTAACCTCGTAATCTTCTTTTGCGGATATATacttgttgtttttttctttagtacgATCGACAATTTTTGGTtagttatatttttcctttatatctAGACTTCCTTTAAACTGGAATATATCTTTTGATTTATCTTACGAACTCTGCAAACTTTTCACGCGTGAAATTATCAAATTCAAGTGTAATTTTCTAACTAACAAATGTTAGGAAATTCATTTGTCGTAATCGTTCACACTCGCGTTATGAATATACCGGTTGTTAGATATCCATAATTATGTAACGTATCGATGTGTTTAAACTAAAtgttttaaaagatttttttttttaagctttCGTATCGTTCATTCTCTTAGtcgttattatcttttttatttggaaaTTGTTTCGACCTTGACTCTACATGAAGGTCACGAAGTCGAATACGAAGTTTCGATGTACGTGGATAACCTTCGTTTTGCGAATTGATTACGATCGCTCTTTACTTTACTCGATTTAACGTATTTATAAtacttcatttctctttctctctttctctctgttattcgtaatatttactTTGAATTAGGTTCGTGTGATATATACccgttatttattaaaagaaaggaaaaaaagcaaaaaaagaaaaaaagaaaagaaaaaagaaaaggaaaagagaataaaaattatacaatactAGATACTCTAGGAATAAGACATAACTCATCAAATGATTGCATTGACTATTGTCACGTAATGCTTACAATTTAATAGAGAAACTTCGTACCTGAGTATCTGAGTTCTCGCGTGTACAATGGTGAGTCATACTTTCTATACACTTTCcgtatatgatatatagaatatagttATGTTCTTAGGTATATTCAAGTATACTCAGGTAGATTTAAGTATATTCAAGTACAGAGTATGACAGAGAAacgagatattataaaaattgatttttttgagCATCGCTGAGTTAAATGAAATTCGATCGTTTACGTTCGACTGTcggtattataatatttaataatcatgaACCAGTAGATCGAATCAGTGCGCAATATGCATTTCGTTGATTaagatgtattataaaaacgaCCATTATATAACGAGTCAACTGTTATTTTTACCAAAAGTTCAACATCATCGttgtcatttttaaataatgaaacgttgtttttctttccttttctctctctctttcttttcttcttctttttttttttaagacaatatatttgtattgtGTTCAATAACGTATTTCGCTCAATGAAATATTAGTTTTACATCGGTCCACTAATGgttattattacttaatacTATAATTCTAACAATATGATACAGGTAGTCGGATTATCCCTGTCCCAGGGTACCTgtgaaaatcgatttttataataccGTATGTTGTGTACACATGTGTTTAGGTATATTCAGGTAtattaagaaaagagaaagaaaaaagaaatgaaagtaaacgataacaaaagaaagatattccaagctgatttatttcgaatatattattattaatattatttaatattttgttaatattatcgttattggatatattattgtattcattatttttgatcgattaaaTGGTATCATTGCGAtgcgtttatttttcttattatataatctttttaaattgGATAATCTAAAGTCCGAGAAATTCGATTTTGATATCGAAGATTGAAATAacgtttctcgttttttttttgtttttttgttcgcTCGAAACGTTAAGAAGAAAGTTAAGTAGATTCCGTAACCATGACAAAGAATAACAAGAGAAACAATCTCGATCGCCTGTGCgaagagaattttatttgcaatataattacagaaaaaagaagcaatgCCAGAAATAACGTTCCTCTCAGCGAGTAATTCGCCTATTCTTCACGCTCTGGCGAGAGCCAGTAAGGAGGATAATCCTTCTGGTTCCTCGATAACATTAAATCTTAAACAATGTGTAAAGCATAAGCTTCAGTATTCACAATTGCCTATAAAATGTCAACGAACGAGCCCGTATTATCGATCTGTCCGTAATCCATTTAAATTAGTCGGATTAAGTGCAATAAATCATAGTAACGTGTCCATTGCGACAATTAAAAGTTGCCCAGATAGTAATCACTCAAATTCGGCCTGTTCTTCACCAATTTTACGTGCTATCGGTTCGTCACGCTGTAGAAAGAGCTTATCCATGACCGATCTTTCACTTGCGACTATAGATCCAGATATAGCTGATTTCAGGTAAATAAAtcagatattttataaagatttataaaattccgTTACGTTCGACTCTGCTACCGGAATGTTTGAACATCGATGCTATCGACGCcatgtttgaaaatttatcttttatagataataggtatatattaaataattttaattttttttttatagatcagAAAGTAATTCGTCGTTAGGACATCGAGAAGATTTAGGAGAACGTAGCAAGGACACCGTAGGAAATAATAACGGTGTCCTAGGAATCGGACATCGAACATGGACAAAGAATTTCTTGTCTGCTAACATCGAAGAGGGTGGTAACTGTCTTTCGCAGAATCCGGGAAAAGCCGCGAGTATTCTTTGTCATGTATTGGTACTGAATGCTTGGAGACGCAGACGAGCAGACGTCGGTCAGCTTCAGGAAACGATCGACGAATTAGCACGGCAAATCGAGCATCTACGCTTGCAGATCATTGTTCTCCGTCGTTTACTTGAGACGGAGAATGGCCGTGTCAATAAATTGAGTTGGGAGACTCAACGTACGAAAACTCAATTCGAGGAGCTTTCTCAGGAACGTGATGTTCTCAAGAAGGTAAAAGAAACAATCTGTTTGatcttcttactttttaacgcgtttacaaaaaaaattatataatgcgaacgttataacattatttgtattaatatgaCTCTGCTCTACCGAGTATACATTCTACtaagaaaatgtagaaaagaaaaactgtaTATGCGAAGTGAAAATGAAAGTTGTTACGTTAAtgttaatgaaagaaaatgtaaaatgaatAGGTACACAACTCAAATTTACTTGGTAGGTTTATGTAGAAGTTTAATTACAGGTATTATAGgattaatgtatttattatagagTTAGTTAATTATAGGGTGGTAGTTGTTATAGTGGTACttgttaaatattaagatCTTGTCCTTTCTAAGATATTCTATTCTCTTTGTAGATAA
Above is a window of Vespula vulgaris chromosome 4, iyVesVulg1.1, whole genome shotgun sequence DNA encoding:
- the LOC127063048 gene encoding embryonic polarity protein dorsal-like isoform X3 encodes the protein MEQFHDISDENLNISDVIEVIQTTDPGFVESNGQVDQEMVDMGGARLAQPYVEIIEQPASKALRFRYECEGRSAGSIPGANSSPENKTFPTIRIVGYKGRAVVVVSCVTKDLPYRPHPHNLVGKEICKRGVCTLEISSENMTVTFANLGIQCVKKKDIEEALKIREEIRVDPFRTGFEHKKQPTSIDLNAVRLCFQVFLEGSQKGKFTHPLSPVVSDPIFDKKAMSDLVINKLSHCNAPVAGGMGMILLCEKVAKEDIQIRFFEEKDGHVTWEGFGDFQPSQVHKQTAIAFRTPSYCTQEIEQPVQVYIQLKRPSDGVTSDPLPFEMLPLGTDDRDSFRRKRQKFNDSPKAIVLRHIQAEAKNNQIHLCIGNTGPAATYQPMQYFNIIKPEPTEAVPPFGGIVTSTGSYSLHPIGTSPQPQSNVQTLRPQLSPGRTPSPMEYNPYTSTVMQPQLSPQYQPSSSNVTQQPSIGIHVPQQYSFLQNNLQDAEQLIALNKITSEQQNTGLQPIYNDDNLAKIDVATGLGIDGQQYFDLNLNSADLAEFPVFDTTLSTNLLSGLSISEYTKDEASEHANLEANCVEDNNIMTDSYTNLTKNTIQELCSLNDIYKPTRSHDN
- the LOC127063048 gene encoding proto-oncogene c-Rel-like isoform X4 — encoded protein: MEQFHDISDENLNISDVIEVIQTTDPGFVESNGQVDQEMVDMGGARLAQPYVEIIEQPASKALRFRYECEGRSAGSIPGANSSPENKTFPTIRIVGYKGRAVVVVSCVTKDLPYRPHPHNLVGKEICKRGVCTLEISSENMTVTFANLGIQCVKKKDIEEALKIREEIRVDPFRTGFEHKKQPTSIDLNAVRLCFQVFLEGSQKGKFTHPLSPVVSDPIFDKKAMSDLVINKLSHCNAPVAGGMGMILLCEKVAKEDIQIRFFEEKDGHVTWEGFGDFQPSQVHKQTAIAFRTPSYCTQEIEQPVQVYIQLKRPSDGVTSDPLPFEMLPLDDRDSFRRKRQKFNDSPKAIVLRHIQAEAKNNQIHLCIGNTGPAATYQPMQYFNIIKPEPTEAVPPFGGIVTSTGSYSLHPIGTSPQPQSNVQTLRPQLSPGRTPSPMEYNPYTSTVMQPQLSPQYQPSSSNVTQQPSIGIHVPQQYSFLQNNLQDAEQLIALNKITSEQQNTGLQPIYNDDNLAKIDVATGLGIDGQQYFDLNLNSADLAEFPVFDTTLSTNLLSGLSISEYTKDEASEHANLEANCVEDNNIMTDSYTNLTKNTIQELCSLNDIYKPTRSHDN
- the LOC127063048 gene encoding embryonic polarity protein dorsal-like isoform X5, which translates into the protein MEQFHDISDENLNISDVIEVIQTTDPGFVESNGQVDQEMVDMGGARLAQPYVEIIEQPASKALRFRYECEGRSAGSIPGANSSPENKTFPTIRIVGYKGRAVVVVSCVTKDLPYRPHPHNLVGKEICKRGVCTLEISSENMTVTFANLGIQCVKKKDIEEALKIREEIRVDPFRTGFEHKKQPTSIDLNAVRLCFQVFLEGSQKGKFTHPLSPVVSDPIFDKKAMSDLVINKLSHCNAPVAGGMGMILLCEKVAKEDIQIRFFEEKDGHVTWEGFGDFQPSQVHKQTAIAFRTPSYCTQEIEQPVQVYIQLKRPSDGVTSDPLPFEMLPLGTDDRDSFRRKRQKFNDSPKAIVLRHIQAEAKNSPAATYQPMQYFNIIKPEPTEAVPPFGGIVTSTGSYSLHPIGTSPQPQSNVQTLRPQLSPGRTPSPMEYNPYTSTVMQPQLSPQYQPSSSNVTQQPSIGIHVPQQYSFLQNNLQDAEQLIALNKITSEQQNTGLQPIYNDDNLAKIDVATGLGIDGQQYFDLNLNSADLAEFPVFDTTLSTNLLSGLSISEYTKDEASEHANLEANCVEDNNIMTDSYTNLTKNTIQELCSLNDIYKPTRSHDN
- the LOC127063048 gene encoding embryonic polarity protein dorsal-like isoform X6; this encodes MEQFHDISDENLNISDVIEVIQTTDPGFVESNGQVDQEMVDMGGARLAQPYVEIIEQPASKALRFRYECEGRSAGSIPGANSSPENKTFPTIRIVGYKGRAVVVVSCVTKDLPYRPHPHNLVGKEICKRGVCTLEISSENMTVTFANLGIQCVKKKDIEEALKIREEIRVDPFRTGFEHKKQPTSIDLNAVRLCFQVFLEGSQKGKFTHPLSPVVSDPIFDKKAMSDLVINKLSHCNAPVAGGMGMILLCEKVAKEDIQIRFFEEKDGHVTWEGFGDFQPSQVHKQTAIAFRTPSYCTQEIEQPVQVYIQLKRPSDGVTSDPLPFEMLPLDDRDSFRRKRQKFNDSPKAIVLRHIQAEAKNSPAATYQPMQYFNIIKPEPTEAVPPFGGIVTSTGSYSLHPIGTSPQPQSNVQTLRPQLSPGRTPSPMEYNPYTSTVMQPQLSPQYQPSSSNVTQQPSIGIHVPQQYSFLQNNLQDAEQLIALNKITSEQQNTGLQPIYNDDNLAKIDVATGLGIDGQQYFDLNLNSADLAEFPVFDTTLSTNLLSGLSISEYTKDEASEHANLEANCVEDNNIMTDSYTNLTKNTIQELCSLNDIYKPTRSHDN
- the LOC127063048 gene encoding embryonic polarity protein dorsal-like isoform X1 — encoded protein: MEQFHDISDENLNISDVIEVIQTTDPGFVESNGQVDQEMVDMGGARLAQPYVEIIEQPASKALRFRYECEGRSAGSIPGANSSPENKTFPTIRIVGYKGRAVVVVSCVTKDLPYRPHPHNLVGKEICKRGVCTLEISSENMTVTFANLGIQCVKKKDIEEALKIREEIRVDPFRTGFEHKKQPTSIDLNAVRLCFQVFLEGSQKGKFTHPLSPVVSDPIFDKKAMSDLVINKLSHCNAPVAGGMGMILLCEKVAKEDIQIRFFEEKDGHVTWEGFGDFQPSQVHKQTAIAFRTPSYCTQEIEQPVQVYIQLKRPSDGVTSDPLPFEMLPLGTGMPAFWSLRKAFARKKADYSTFGKILTTEATMFPNVVPKVPCNIDEYNNNDFDIKRSNNKISVLRALNDLYNIKNTTNSCNGSTNIDQNNVKNVESFVKNTIDYENNEISIDSNNMMKGNIKVNKYITGNDNSRENNTFSNDYRETVDNQSEIISQTKLELANDIKCLNKNTSNFKHKSDWFDYTEVGKWVQKSQASFKEKENTAEIKSEMEDGNKSLNDLISQVEELDQIYADTHTKLLQAALDQNLVERSMDVDVCDNQTYTSLQMAMKNPIELLDIPDERKYEDVSTPKQDVCVSVTSSPITAKRDVTQEFEERLPPLPPKRIRKMSSMPVLPRPTSSQPIIESSSEAPNKNLPSLPGTLPKQSKQSLFSKLFAKKMKKDKDITSNVPTGNNNRLFNASESASFLLKSTQDNSATQMSRHSIASISSVKSLTLEGDETPPYGADLTEAEHYALYTTMAPHATASEFDEMSFYYSPVEGGKILTEGKGS
- the LOC127063048 gene encoding embryonic polarity protein dorsal-like isoform X2, producing the protein MVDMGGARLAQPYVEIIEQPASKALRFRYECEGRSAGSIPGANSSPENKTFPTIRIVGYKGRAVVVVSCVTKDLPYRPHPHNLVGKEICKRGVCTLEISSENMTVTFANLGIQCVKKKDIEEALKIREEIRVDPFRTGFEHKKQPTSIDLNAVRLCFQVFLEGSQKGKFTHPLSPVVSDPIFDKKAMSDLVINKLSHCNAPVAGGMGMILLCEKVAKEDIQIRFFEEKDGHVTWEGFGDFQPSQVHKQTAIAFRTPSYCTQEIEQPVQVYIQLKRPSDGVTSDPLPFEMLPLGTGMPAFWSLRKAFARKKADYSTFGKILTTEATMFPNVVPKVPCNIDEYNNNDFDIKRSNNKISVLRALNDLYNIKNTTNSCNGSTNIDQNNVKNVESFVKNTIDYENNEISIDSNNMMKGNIKVNKYITGNDNSRENNTFSNDYRETVDNQSEIISQTKLELANDIKCLNKNTSNFKHKSDWFDYTEVGKWVQKSQASFKEKENTAEIKSEMEDGNKSLNDLISQVEELDQIYADTHTKLLQAALDQNLVERSMDVDVCDNQTYTSLQMAMKNPIELLDIPDERKYEDVSTPKQDVCVSVTSSPITAKRDVTQEFEERLPPLPPKRIRKMSSMPVLPRPTSSQPIIESSSEAPNKNLPSLPGTLPKQSKQSLFSKLFAKKMKKDKDITSNVPTGNNNRLFNASESASFLLKSTQDNSATQMSRHSIASISSVKSLTLEGDETPPYGADLTEAEHYALYTTMAPHATASEFDEMSFYYSPVEGGKILTEGKGS
- the LOC127063057 gene encoding uncharacterized protein LOC127063057 isoform X1; this translates as MLRFKKEAMPEITFLSASNSPILHALARASKEDNPSGSSITLNLKQCVKHKLQYSQLPIKCQRTSPYYRSVRNPFKLVGLSAINHSNVSIATIKSCPDSNHSNSACSSPILRAIGSSRCRKSLSMTDLSLATIDPDIADFRSESNSSLGHREDLGERSKDTVGNNNGVLGIGHRTWTKNFLSANIEEGGNCLSQNPGKAASILCHVLVLNAWRRRRADVGQLQETIDELARQIEHLRLQIIVLRRLLETENGRVNKLSWETQRTKTQFEELSQERDVLKKEKDKLEEEVKSLEDISEERLVATENLRNELLNAQNQLQDLDGQIARDREKLLKLREDKRILLDKISASEALAIERGSRADRAESAIEDLQIRLAAHVALVDSAQEQNQRYAKQLKDTEDERMKLEKQLRLSVETGKALSLRSNVLENQLADKEAALHRIESIYNGQLMELNELKERLIRQSQEGGWSSRVLQIAGSVVRAPRAILRTLSFLSSTTVPS
- the LOC127063057 gene encoding uncharacterized protein LOC127063057 isoform X2, giving the protein MKKEAMPEITFLSASNSPILHALARASKEDNPSGSSITLNLKQCVKHKLQYSQLPIKCQRTSPYYRSVRNPFKLVGLSAINHSNVSIATIKSCPDSNHSNSACSSPILRAIGSSRCRKSLSMTDLSLATIDPDIADFRSESNSSLGHREDLGERSKDTVGNNNGVLGIGHRTWTKNFLSANIEEGGNCLSQNPGKAASILCHVLVLNAWRRRRADVGQLQETIDELARQIEHLRLQIIVLRRLLETENGRVNKLSWETQRTKTQFEELSQERDVLKKEKDKLEEEVKSLEDISEERLVATENLRNELLNAQNQLQDLDGQIARDREKLLKLREDKRILLDKISASEALAIERGSRADRAESAIEDLQIRLAAHVALVDSAQEQNQRYAKQLKDTEDERMKLEKQLRLSVETGKALSLRSNVLENQLADKEAALHRIESIYNGQLMELNELKERLIRQSQEGGWSSRVLQIAGSVVRAPRAILRTLSFLSSTTVPS
- the LOC127063057 gene encoding uncharacterized protein LOC127063057 isoform X3 — encoded protein: MPEITFLSASNSPILHALARASKEDNPSGSSITLNLKQCVKHKLQYSQLPIKCQRTSPYYRSVRNPFKLVGLSAINHSNVSIATIKSCPDSNHSNSACSSPILRAIGSSRCRKSLSMTDLSLATIDPDIADFRSESNSSLGHREDLGERSKDTVGNNNGVLGIGHRTWTKNFLSANIEEGGNCLSQNPGKAASILCHVLVLNAWRRRRADVGQLQETIDELARQIEHLRLQIIVLRRLLETENGRVNKLSWETQRTKTQFEELSQERDVLKKEKDKLEEEVKSLEDISEERLVATENLRNELLNAQNQLQDLDGQIARDREKLLKLREDKRILLDKISASEALAIERGSRADRAESAIEDLQIRLAAHVALVDSAQEQNQRYAKQLKDTEDERMKLEKQLRLSVETGKALSLRSNVLENQLADKEAALHRIESIYNGQLMELNELKERLIRQSQEGGWSSRVLQIAGSVVRAPRAILRTLSFLSSTTVPS